One region of Quercus lobata isolate SW786 chromosome 2, ValleyOak3.0 Primary Assembly, whole genome shotgun sequence genomic DNA includes:
- the LOC115977169 gene encoding peptidyl-prolyl cis-trans isomerase CYP28, chloroplastic has product MAPSLTLRPQLLLSHHHHNHHPPPLHFNPIITRRSLLLSTTSLSFTTTLPPPPPPSLALASPPLDTTITDRVFMDFSLCPTTFLPNTNPTLSPDPSTPLCTESFLLGRLILGLYGHLVPLTVSNFKSMCSSTSSSSYKNTLVHKIFPGQFFLAGRQGRRDKAEVRPPHDLPRNTEAVESKAFLLPHSRAGVVSLCLSENDDDEDIKFDPNYRNVEFLITTGPGPCPQLDNKNIVFGTVLEGLDIVAAIASIPTYKPGERIRQFNDLAKFLGDERAQNARAIWNRPLKTVYISDCGELKVAKPSLSPTLP; this is encoded by the exons ATGGCCCCCTCCTTAACACTCCGACCCCAACTCCTCCtttcccaccaccaccacaaccaccaccctCCTCCTCTCCACTTCAACCCCATAATCACTCGCCGCTCCCTCCTCCTCTCCACCACTTCACTCTCCTTCACAACCActctaccaccaccaccaccaccctcaCTAGCCTTAGCCTCTCCTCCACTTGACACCACCATCACCGACCGTGTCTTCATGGACTTCAGCCTCTGCCCCACCACTTTCCTCCCCAACACCAACCCAACTCTCTCCCCCGACCCCTCCACTCCTCTCTGCACCGAATCCTTCCTCTTAGGCCgcctcattctcggcctctacGGCCACCTCGTCCCTCTCACTGTCTCCAACTTCAAGTCCATGTGTTCCTCCACTTCCTCTTCCTCATACAAGAACACCCTCGTCCACAAAATCTTTCCGGGTCAGTTCTTCCTCGCTGGTCGCCAAGGCCGCCGTGACAAAGCTGAGGTTCGCCCACCTCATGACTTACCTCGCAACACTGAGGCTGTTGAGTCCAAAGCTTTCTTGCTCCCGCACTCGCGTGCTGGTGTTGTTTCGCTTTGTTTGTCtgagaatgatgatgatgaagacaTTAAGTTCGATCCAAATTACAGAAACGTTGAGTTCTTGATCACCACTGGACCTGGTCCTTGTCCACAACTCGATAACAAAAACATTGTTTTCGGGACCGTCCTTGAAG GTTTGGATATTGTGGCAGCCATAGCCTCCATCCCTACATACAAACCAGGGGAACGAATTCGCCAATTCAATGACTTGGCCAAATTTCTTGGAGATGAAAGAGCCCAAAATGCTCGTGCAATATGGAACAGGCCTCTTAAGACTGTATATATCAGTGACTGTGGAGAGCTCAAAGTGGCTAAGCCTTCCCTTTCTCCTACTCTACCTTAA
- the LOC115957313 gene encoding uncharacterized protein LOC115957313, with product MATGAADGLFRSVYEGCIAGCDTGKERRPYHKNCGCALHKAGKECSHPLPKCKNVSYPIRRAWSEGSLVLAASNYSSPSTSPALVGNGRNQLGLCEQEEEYVTFKI from the coding sequence ATGGCCACCGGTGCTGCTGATGGACTTTTCCGAAGTGTCTATGAGGGTTGCATTGCTGGCTGTGACACAGGGAAAGAGCGCAGACCATACCATAAAAACTGTGGCTGTGCACTTCACAAGGCTGGTAAAGAATGTTCACATCCATTGCCTAAGTGCAAAAACGTGTCCTACCCAATAAGGAGGGCTTGGAGTGAAGGGTCTTTGGTCTTGGCAGCTTCTAACTATTCTTCACCTTCAACTTCTCCAGCTTTGGTTGGTAATGGGAGGAACCAGTTGGGTTTGTGTGAACAAGAGGAAGAGTATGTTACATTCAAGatctga